The Brassica rapa cultivar Chiifu-401-42 chromosome A10, CAAS_Brap_v3.01, whole genome shotgun sequence genome segment TGGTCTGGAGACACGTAGAGAGGTGAAAGCAGAGGGATAGCCGAGGTTGCAACTGCATCACAAGACTGCTGCAAAACGGGATTCACTGGAACATTGTCAAGATTCAGAGCCATGGGTGCTTGCCTCTGCAGCCTAGTGGGCGGTGATCTCGGGGATTCGCTCTGCCTAAACATGTTCACACTGTTCTCCATTACGTTTTCAGAATCAAGATTTGAGCAAAATAAAGAGATAGGAGGATAGGTAAGGAAAGTGATGtgaagagatgaagaagaataaAAAGGGAGAGAGGTTTTCAGTTTTGTGGATGAATAGCGCAAAAGGAGGGGCTTTGGTTATGGTGGTGGA includes the following:
- the LOC103843944 gene encoding uncharacterized protein LOC103843944 yields the protein MENSVNMFRQSESPRSPPTRLQRQAPMALNLDNVPVNPVLQQSCDAVATSAIPLLSPLYVSPDQHSSSLPRQGDDFTEKNGSQPSMDHKEGWQHSAEADHSNQMALVNMFQTKFALVNHSQ